One region of Streptomyces davaonensis JCM 4913 genomic DNA includes:
- a CDS encoding phosphatase PAP2 family protein has translation MPSTAGHRSHASVSEVALNRRGFLRTSLGASAGVLAAPAFVTWLAAADAKAAAGAAAFVDDYRTNVVANLTPETNAVIRILGGFAEVWKTGDAWNTGVPLMPEVLRANVRHCVRVTTTRTEEQAKQAFVVDRQHQSYAMIAALGPLADLYRLGAKAVTSITGAPDGTPDTKISDTLPADAPAGSALGAGSQSSDLGKVAQLVDTVRGPFASGNPAKFAYQYPRPWRMNEDSEVVETGRTDALGFPVYDSEVVVAPQLLRQRSADPAEDGGFPSGHTNALHLAGLAFAYAVPERFQELVTHAFALSDTRIVAGMHSPVDVIGGRVMATALAAAALADPANAELKAAARAQALAYFEARTSEQDLFAYAHSAGTDTDPYADRESNARSVRPRLTYILPQRGRDLPLTVPKGAEVLLETRLPYLDAAQRRAVLRSTALPSGYVLLDGFEQWGRLNLFAAADGYGAFDTDVTVTLDAAAGGFHATDSWHNDIVGDGSLTKRGTGTLTLTGGNRYDGGTVVEGGALVAGSSRALGRGDVRVAHGGTLRVAATTRVEGGYVQDSGTLEATLRTGRGPALWVKRRARLERGAVLSLRLDAERPPAVGSTVPVLHAAALRGQFDRIELNSDRLRAVPVYTAEGLSVRLLKR, from the coding sequence ATGCCGTCCACCGCCGGGCACCGGTCCCACGCGTCGGTCAGTGAAGTCGCCCTGAACAGAAGGGGTTTCCTCAGGACGTCCCTGGGCGCCTCGGCCGGAGTGCTGGCAGCCCCCGCCTTCGTGACCTGGCTGGCCGCCGCGGACGCCAAGGCCGCCGCCGGTGCGGCAGCGTTCGTCGACGACTACCGGACCAACGTCGTCGCGAACCTCACCCCAGAGACCAACGCGGTGATCCGGATCCTCGGCGGCTTCGCCGAGGTGTGGAAGACCGGCGACGCCTGGAACACCGGCGTGCCGCTCATGCCCGAGGTGCTGCGCGCCAACGTCCGCCACTGCGTGCGCGTCACGACCACGCGGACCGAGGAGCAGGCCAAGCAGGCGTTCGTCGTCGACCGCCAGCACCAGAGCTACGCGATGATCGCCGCACTGGGCCCGCTCGCCGACCTGTACCGGTTGGGCGCCAAGGCGGTCACCTCGATCACCGGCGCTCCCGACGGTACCCCGGACACCAAGATCAGCGACACGCTCCCCGCCGACGCCCCGGCCGGATCAGCGCTCGGCGCGGGCTCGCAGAGCTCGGATCTCGGCAAGGTGGCCCAGCTGGTGGACACCGTGCGCGGCCCGTTCGCCTCCGGCAACCCGGCCAAGTTCGCCTACCAGTACCCGCGTCCGTGGCGGATGAACGAGGACAGCGAGGTCGTCGAGACCGGGCGGACGGACGCGCTCGGCTTCCCGGTGTACGACTCCGAGGTCGTCGTCGCCCCGCAGTTGCTGCGTCAGCGCAGCGCCGACCCGGCCGAGGACGGCGGCTTCCCCAGCGGTCACACCAACGCCCTGCACCTGGCCGGTCTGGCGTTCGCGTACGCCGTCCCCGAGCGGTTCCAGGAACTGGTCACGCACGCCTTCGCCCTCTCCGACACCCGGATCGTGGCCGGTATGCACTCCCCCGTCGACGTCATCGGCGGCCGCGTGATGGCGACGGCGCTCGCGGCGGCCGCGCTGGCCGACCCGGCGAACGCGGAGCTGAAGGCCGCGGCCCGCGCCCAGGCGCTGGCCTACTTCGAGGCGCGGACCAGCGAGCAGGATCTCTTCGCCTACGCCCACTCGGCCGGCACCGACACCGACCCGTACGCCGACCGGGAGTCCAACGCCCGCTCCGTGCGCCCGCGTCTGACGTACATCCTCCCCCAGCGCGGCCGTGACCTCCCGCTGACTGTGCCGAAGGGCGCCGAGGTGCTGCTGGAGACGCGGCTGCCGTATCTGGACGCGGCGCAGCGGCGCGCCGTGCTGCGCAGCACGGCGCTGCCCTCCGGGTACGTCCTGCTGGACGGCTTCGAGCAGTGGGGCCGGCTGAACCTGTTCGCCGCGGCGGACGGCTACGGCGCCTTCGACACCGACGTCACGGTCACGCTGGACGCGGCGGCGGGCGGCTTCCACGCGACCGACAGCTGGCACAACGACATCGTCGGCGACGGCTCGCTGACCAAGCGCGGCACCGGCACGCTCACCCTGACCGGCGGCAACCGCTACGACGGCGGCACCGTGGTGGAGGGCGGTGCGCTGGTCGCCGGTTCGTCCCGGGCCCTGGGGCGCGGGGACGTCCGGGTGGCGCACGGCGGAACGCTGCGCGTGGCTGCCACGACGCGCGTCGAGGGCGGCTACGTCCAGGACTCCGGCACGCTGGAGGCGACGCTGCGCACCGGGCGCGGGCCCGCGCTGTGGGTGAAGCGGCGCGCCCGACTCGAGCGGGGCGCGGTGCTCTCTCTGCGCCTGGACGCCGAGCGGCCGCCGGCCGTAGGCAGCACGGTGCCGGTGCTGCACGCGGCGGCGCTGCGCGGACAGTTCGACCGGATCGAGCTGAACTCCGACCGGCTGCGGGCCGTACCGGTGTACACGGCGGAGGGTCTGTCGGTACGACTCCTGAAGCGGTGA
- a CDS encoding phospholipid carrier-dependent glycosyltransferase produces the protein MASEVDTRPAVPAASRARELSRRPWLVPLLAVLLLAQMAVAMVTTAVRQTPTIDEPVYVGTAAVYLHEHSLRLNPEHPPLGKLVVAAGVALADPRHDASFEGDQGQVGRHLLYASGNDPWRLMLFARLPVIVLTLLFGLVVFAFARELAGPAGGLIALALYCFSPDLIAHGSLATLDVPAAGFLLTSVWLLWRARTRPRLYLPLAGVALGAAVATKMSTLPAVPVLMGLAAWSVWRATAAPGRGIALRRAAAGAAVVALTAVAVVWATYLMVDPRLRWAPEQPVPVVRGLRGLAVELLPFPEAYRDGMRVQFAFENHPWQGFLFGRLYTGSLWYYLPAALLVKTPLGMLALWAAGVVAVVAVRRLRPAAPYLLVPTALLLAAAMEGSRDFGTRYAVFVPMFLAVAAGCLVAVGRGRFRVPLVAVLVAFVAVSSLRTFPYYLPYSNEAFGGPAKTHLRLHDAAVDWGQDLGRLADRLREERYRGERIWLVYKGSGVPSYYGIEAADPRKVPAREVHGLLVVSDSSVAKATGRLAELIDSSRPIDTVGHSITIYRR, from the coding sequence ATGGCAAGCGAAGTCGACACCCGCCCGGCAGTCCCTGCCGCTTCGCGCGCGCGTGAACTGTCGCGCAGGCCCTGGCTCGTGCCGCTCCTCGCCGTCCTGCTGCTCGCCCAGATGGCCGTGGCGATGGTGACGACCGCCGTGCGGCAGACGCCGACCATCGACGAGCCCGTGTACGTGGGGACGGCCGCCGTATACCTCCATGAGCACAGCCTGCGCCTCAACCCCGAGCATCCCCCGCTGGGCAAGCTGGTCGTGGCGGCCGGGGTGGCACTCGCCGATCCGCGCCACGACGCCTCGTTCGAGGGCGACCAGGGACAGGTGGGGCGACATCTGCTGTACGCGTCGGGCAACGACCCCTGGCGGCTGATGCTGTTCGCCCGGCTGCCGGTGATCGTGCTGACGCTGCTGTTCGGGCTGGTCGTGTTCGCCTTCGCGCGCGAACTGGCCGGTCCGGCGGGCGGGTTGATCGCCCTGGCCCTGTACTGCTTCTCCCCCGATCTGATCGCACACGGCTCGCTGGCCACACTGGACGTGCCCGCGGCGGGCTTCCTGCTGACGTCGGTATGGCTGCTGTGGCGGGCCCGCACGCGGCCCCGGCTGTACCTCCCCCTGGCCGGGGTGGCGCTCGGTGCGGCCGTGGCCACGAAGATGTCCACCCTGCCGGCGGTGCCGGTTCTGATGGGGCTGGCTGCCTGGTCGGTGTGGCGGGCGACTGCGGCGCCGGGGCGAGGCATCGCGCTACGGCGGGCCGCAGCAGGCGCTGCCGTGGTGGCGCTGACCGCGGTGGCCGTCGTATGGGCCACGTATCTGATGGTGGATCCGCGGCTGCGCTGGGCGCCGGAGCAGCCGGTGCCGGTGGTGCGCGGGCTACGGGGCCTGGCCGTCGAGCTGTTGCCGTTCCCGGAGGCGTACCGGGACGGGATGCGGGTCCAGTTCGCCTTCGAGAACCACCCGTGGCAGGGCTTTCTGTTCGGGCGGCTCTACACGGGATCGCTCTGGTACTACCTCCCCGCCGCGCTGCTGGTGAAGACCCCCCTCGGCATGCTGGCGCTGTGGGCCGCGGGCGTTGTGGCGGTCGTGGCGGTACGGCGGTTGCGGCCCGCGGCGCCCTATCTCCTCGTCCCCACGGCCCTGTTGCTGGCCGCGGCCATGGAGGGCTCACGGGACTTCGGGACGCGGTACGCGGTGTTCGTGCCGATGTTCCTGGCGGTGGCGGCGGGATGCCTGGTGGCCGTGGGAAGGGGGCGCTTCCGGGTGCCCTTGGTGGCCGTGCTCGTGGCGTTCGTGGCCGTCAGCTCGCTGCGGACGTTTCCCTACTATCTGCCGTACTCCAACGAGGCGTTCGGCGGGCCCGCGAAGACGCACCTGCGGCTGCACGACGCGGCCGTGGACTGGGGCCAGGACCTCGGCAGGCTGGCGGACCGGCTGCGCGAGGAGCGGTACCGGGGCGAGCGGATCTGGCTCGTGTACAAGGGCAGTGGTGTGCCGTCGTACTACGGCATCGAGGCCGCCGACCCGCGGAAGGTGCCCGCGCGGGAGGTGCATGGGCTGCTGGTCGTGTCGGACAGCTCGGTGGCCAAGGCGACCGGCCGGCTGGCCGAGTTGATCGACAGCAGTCGTCCGATCGATACGGTCGGCCACTCGATCACCATCTATCGCCGCTGA
- a CDS encoding MurR/RpiR family transcriptional regulator: MPSPQQARAQASAITSGKTAPEAEASPTSQLRVLFDGPHLSPGQRRIAQYLIENITEAAFLSITDLAERVGVSQPSVTRFAAAVGFTGYPALREKLQAIALGALAGGPGAEENSSNELQAAVDAEIDNLENLRRDFGDPDQVIAIGRELSRSTPLTILGLRISAALAEYFAYAARRIHPDVRLVTRGGSVAYDALLQSREAGGTWVLAFSMPRHAQETLTAVRVARSAGLRIALVTDLALGPIADAADAVFATGTGSRLVFDSYAAPGVMAAALLQAMTDADPERTQARLEEYEHISDQHQFFLRD, encoded by the coding sequence GTGCCATCGCCGCAGCAGGCACGCGCACAGGCATCCGCGATCACCTCGGGAAAGACCGCTCCGGAGGCGGAGGCTTCCCCGACTTCCCAGCTCCGAGTGCTCTTCGACGGTCCGCATCTGTCCCCGGGACAGCGCCGTATCGCGCAGTACCTGATCGAGAACATCACCGAGGCCGCGTTCCTGTCGATCACCGATCTCGCCGAGCGGGTCGGGGTCAGTCAGCCCTCGGTGACCCGCTTCGCCGCGGCGGTCGGCTTCACCGGTTACCCGGCACTGCGGGAGAAGCTCCAGGCCATCGCGCTCGGCGCGCTCGCGGGCGGCCCGGGGGCCGAGGAGAACAGCAGCAACGAGCTCCAGGCAGCCGTCGACGCCGAGATCGACAACCTGGAGAACCTGCGGCGCGACTTCGGCGACCCCGACCAGGTGATCGCCATCGGCCGGGAGCTGTCCCGGTCGACGCCGCTGACCATCCTGGGCCTGCGCATCTCGGCGGCCCTGGCCGAGTACTTCGCCTACGCCGCCCGCCGTATCCACCCCGACGTCCGCCTGGTGACGCGGGGCGGCAGCGTCGCCTACGACGCGCTGCTCCAGTCCCGCGAGGCGGGCGGCACCTGGGTGCTGGCCTTCTCGATGCCGCGGCACGCCCAGGAGACGCTGACCGCGGTGCGGGTGGCGCGCAGTGCCGGGCTGCGGATCGCGCTCGTCACCGATCTGGCGCTCGGTCCGATCGCCGACGCCGCCGACGCCGTCTTCGCCACCGGCACCGGATCCCGGCTGGTCTTCGACTCCTACGCCGCGCCGGGCGTGATGGCCGCGGCACTGCTCCAGGCCATGACCGACGCGGACCCCGAGCGTACGCAGGCCCGGCTGGAGGAGTACGAGCACATCTCCGATCAGCACCAGTTCTTCCTGCGGGACTGA
- a CDS encoding peptidoglycan-binding protein encodes MENNGPPLEPARVLRPRRTDALADLFREPAEDSGPYEPVPLPDPPYGSDADTQELPPVPAVTPDPGGRPRNTRAQPRVTVAVAVTAAALLGFGAALFLPRDEEEGPEAGAAPAPPATASPSPTPPPTPTDGGVSDPNAPDPDGPGTLREGDSGPEVIELQQRLLAVPDVYTAGSASGVYDATLREAVARFQLWYGISGDETGVYGNDTRRSLESRNTSVSG; translated from the coding sequence GTGGAGAACAACGGCCCACCCCTCGAACCGGCCCGAGTCCTGCGCCCGCGGCGCACCGACGCCCTCGCCGACCTGTTCCGCGAGCCGGCCGAGGACTCCGGCCCCTACGAGCCCGTCCCGCTGCCCGACCCGCCCTATGGCTCGGATGCCGACACCCAGGAACTGCCGCCCGTCCCCGCCGTCACCCCCGATCCCGGTGGCCGGCCCCGGAATACCCGCGCCCAGCCCCGCGTCACCGTCGCGGTCGCCGTGACCGCCGCGGCTCTGCTCGGCTTCGGCGCCGCCCTGTTCCTGCCGCGGGACGAGGAAGAGGGCCCGGAGGCGGGGGCTGCGCCCGCACCTCCCGCGACGGCCTCGCCGAGCCCCACCCCGCCCCCAACCCCGACGGACGGGGGCGTCTCCGACCCCAACGCCCCCGACCCGGACGGCCCCGGCACCCTGCGCGAAGGCGACAGCGGTCCCGAGGTGATCGAGCTTCAGCAGCGTCTGCTGGCCGTCCCGGACGTCTATACGGCCGGTTCCGCCAGCGGCGTCTATGACGCCACGCTCAGGGAGGCCGTGGCCCGCTTCCAGCTCTGGTACGGCATCAGCGGCGACGAGACCGGCGTCTACGGCAACGACACCCGCCGCTCGCTGGAGTCCCGCAACACCAGCGTGAGCGGCTGA
- a CDS encoding polysaccharide lyase 8 family protein — translation MTTRWSRRGFLTASTASALTFTLPTPVGVAAEERAAEDADEFATLRAKWRTLILGEGFSPTAEPFKSRLAELGSTAGQLRSTMAPAAGSLWPDLVYADPEPDTDQESYGYSGNLNSSYNRLNTLAQAYIQPGTGLTGDSTLRTAVLTGLDHLHSEVYNENQTRYGNWYSWQIGAPQALLDVCVLMYDSLTAAQISDYCAAVDHFVPDSAVADYTGTSTGANRVDLCRVLALRGIVGGSSAKVALARDALSPVFPYVSSGDGLYTDGSFIQHSTVPYTGSYGSVLLGGLGMLFALLNGSTWAITGPKRQIVFDAVENAWAPFLYNGLVMDGVSGRAISRGLSASDSKQIQQDDHLRGHPILASIVLLGQGASTTESARWRGLVKGWVQRDYYSPPMSNPAIGLPHLARLKSLLDDTTITSIAEPTGHRLFTNMARATHRRPGWAASLSMADRRITYYETGNGENLRGWHTGSGLLYWWGDTFGNGQYSDAFWPTVDPCRLPGTTASRKVLADAAGGDWGASLPDVNWVGGTTDGQRAAIGQYLKGLQSTLLAKKSWFFLDDTVVCLGAGIRCTDGTAVETTVENRNLGPTGNSPFTVDGTTKPLAYPWSETLTGARWAHIGGHGGYVFPGGASVKALRETREGRWSDINKGGSTTALNRKYLTMYVDHGTDPTAGTYAYLLMPGATAAQTQARAAATGWVSVLANTDDQQGVTVPSLGFTGVNFWFGGTVGDLVASAPCSVMINERADGTAVICVSEPLSS, via the coding sequence ATGACGACTCGTTGGTCACGTCGCGGCTTTCTGACCGCGAGCACAGCAAGCGCTCTCACCTTCACCCTCCCCACCCCGGTCGGCGTCGCCGCCGAAGAGCGGGCCGCCGAGGACGCGGACGAGTTCGCGACCCTCCGCGCGAAGTGGCGCACGCTCATCCTCGGCGAGGGGTTCAGCCCCACCGCCGAACCCTTCAAGAGCCGGCTCGCCGAACTCGGCAGCACCGCCGGCCAGTTGCGCTCCACCATGGCACCGGCCGCCGGATCCCTCTGGCCGGACCTGGTGTACGCGGACCCCGAACCCGACACCGATCAGGAGTCGTACGGCTACTCGGGCAACCTCAACTCCAGCTACAACCGGCTCAACACGCTCGCCCAGGCGTACATCCAGCCCGGCACCGGACTCACCGGCGACAGCACGCTCAGGACGGCCGTTCTGACCGGACTCGATCACCTCCACAGCGAGGTGTACAACGAAAACCAGACCCGCTACGGCAACTGGTACAGCTGGCAGATCGGCGCCCCGCAGGCGCTGCTCGACGTCTGTGTCCTGATGTACGACTCGCTCACCGCCGCGCAGATCTCCGACTACTGCGCGGCGGTGGACCACTTCGTGCCCGATTCGGCGGTCGCCGACTACACCGGGACCAGCACCGGCGCCAACCGGGTCGACCTGTGCCGGGTACTGGCGCTGCGCGGCATCGTCGGGGGCAGCTCCGCGAAGGTGGCGCTCGCCCGGGACGCCCTCTCCCCCGTCTTCCCCTATGTCAGCAGTGGGGACGGGCTGTACACCGACGGATCGTTCATCCAGCACAGCACCGTGCCCTACACCGGCTCCTACGGCTCGGTGCTGCTCGGCGGGCTCGGGATGCTGTTCGCGCTGCTCAACGGGTCGACCTGGGCCATCACCGGCCCCAAGCGGCAGATCGTGTTCGACGCGGTGGAGAACGCGTGGGCGCCGTTCCTCTACAACGGCCTGGTCATGGACGGGGTCTCCGGCCGGGCGATCAGCCGGGGGCTGTCCGCGTCCGACAGCAAGCAGATCCAGCAGGACGATCACCTGCGCGGTCATCCGATCCTCGCGTCGATCGTTCTGCTCGGACAGGGCGCGAGCACGACCGAGTCCGCTCGTTGGCGCGGGCTGGTCAAGGGCTGGGTGCAGCGCGACTACTACAGCCCGCCGATGAGCAACCCCGCGATCGGTCTGCCGCACCTGGCCCGGCTGAAGTCGCTCCTGGACGACACGACGATCACATCGATCGCCGAGCCGACCGGTCACCGCCTGTTCACCAACATGGCCCGCGCCACCCACCGCAGACCCGGCTGGGCCGCCTCGCTGAGCATGGCCGACCGCAGGATCACGTACTACGAGACGGGCAACGGCGAGAACCTGCGCGGCTGGCACACCGGTTCCGGACTGCTCTACTGGTGGGGCGACACCTTCGGCAACGGCCAGTACAGCGACGCCTTCTGGCCCACCGTCGACCCCTGCCGGCTGCCCGGCACCACCGCCTCGCGCAAGGTGCTCGCGGACGCGGCCGGCGGGGACTGGGGCGCGTCGCTGCCCGATGTGAACTGGGTGGGCGGCACCACCGACGGGCAGCGGGCGGCGATCGGCCAGTATCTGAAAGGACTTCAGTCCACGCTGCTGGCGAAGAAGTCGTGGTTCTTCCTCGACGACACGGTGGTCTGCCTCGGCGCGGGCATCCGCTGCACCGACGGCACAGCGGTCGAGACGACCGTCGAGAACCGCAATCTCGGCCCCACCGGCAACAGCCCCTTCACGGTGGACGGCACCACCAAGCCCCTCGCCTACCCCTGGTCGGAGACGCTCACCGGCGCGCGGTGGGCGCACATCGGCGGCCACGGCGGCTATGTCTTCCCCGGCGGGGCGAGCGTCAAGGCGCTGCGCGAAACACGCGAGGGCCGCTGGAGCGACATCAACAAGGGCGGCTCGACCACCGCGCTGAACCGCAAGTACCTGACGATGTACGTCGACCACGGCACCGACCCGACCGCCGGCACCTACGCCTATCTGCTGATGCCGGGCGCGACGGCGGCGCAGACCCAGGCGCGGGCCGCCGCCACCGGCTGGGTGAGCGTCCTCGCCAACACCGACGACCAGCAGGGCGTGACCGTTCCCTCGCTCGGCTTCACCGGGGTCAACTTCTGGTTCGGCGGCACCGTGGGCGATCTCGTCGCGAGCGCCCCGTGCTCAGTGATGATCAATGAGCGCGCCGACGGCACCGCGGTGATCTGCGTCAGTGAACCTCTTTCATCCTGA
- a CDS encoding RICIN domain-containing protein gives MTPVSDAYHEIRVEHSNMCLDVGYQATHHGAGVVQANCTGGTNQQWKLEPLGGDRFSIKAQHSDKCLDVRWASLAHGEHVIQANCTGAANQAWGFFGGPGYELRSDGKYMPRSYEFYKLVALHSGHCLDVKNLSLANGASVIQAQCWAPGNNQKWRVMPY, from the coding sequence ATGACGCCGGTGAGTGATGCCTACCACGAGATCCGCGTCGAGCACTCCAACATGTGCCTAGACGTTGGGTATCAGGCTACACACCATGGCGCAGGAGTAGTCCAAGCCAACTGCACTGGCGGAACCAACCAACAGTGGAAGCTCGAACCCCTGGGTGGAGACCGCTTCTCGATCAAAGCACAGCACTCCGATAAATGCCTTGACGTCAGATGGGCTAGTCTCGCTCACGGAGAACATGTAATTCAGGCGAATTGCACCGGAGCCGCAAATCAGGCTTGGGGCTTCTTCGGTGGACCGGGATACGAGCTCAGGTCTGACGGAAAATACATGCCAAGGTCCTACGAATTTTACAAGCTCGTTGCTCTACACTCCGGTCACTGCCTCGACGTAAAGAATCTCAGCCTGGCGAATGGCGCATCCGTCATTCAAGCCCAGTGCTGGGCACCGGGAAACAATCAGAAGTGGCGTGTGATGCCCTATTGA
- a CDS encoding IS630 family transposase, with protein MSELVGDARQLSPSAQEALRLRAVAALVAGRDREDVAAVFRVSLKAVDNWWAKWLAGGREALVAQPRGRRVGEHQVLDAVEQQAIRQAVLDHRPCDLGLAGQLWTRAGVGGLIAKLYRVRLTEQGVGKYLRRWGLSFQRPDKRAVEQDAEAVRVWREETWPAIRAKAKTEGGEVLFADQVGIRSDQVTGRTWGERGRTPVVHRTGNRFSVNAMSAISTKGRMHFMVFTETFDADVMCRFLDRLVGHFDHKVHLVLDGHSAHRSRKVRAWLADHPDRIELHFLPSYSPELNPDELVNADLKRSLPMHSRARDQAQLAAETRRFFHRRQRQPHIVRGYFGGPHVRYILE; from the coding sequence GTGAGTGAACTGGTGGGGGACGCAAGGCAGTTGTCGCCGTCGGCTCAGGAGGCCCTTCGACTGCGAGCGGTGGCCGCGTTGGTGGCGGGCCGGGACCGTGAGGATGTCGCGGCGGTGTTCCGGGTCTCGCTCAAGGCGGTGGACAATTGGTGGGCGAAGTGGCTGGCCGGCGGGCGCGAGGCGCTCGTGGCTCAGCCGCGTGGACGCCGGGTCGGCGAGCATCAGGTTCTCGACGCGGTCGAGCAGCAGGCGATCCGGCAGGCGGTTCTGGATCACCGCCCCTGTGACCTGGGGCTGGCCGGGCAGCTGTGGACGCGCGCGGGAGTGGGGGGCCTGATCGCGAAGCTGTACCGGGTGCGGCTGACCGAACAGGGGGTGGGCAAGTACCTGCGCCGCTGGGGCCTGTCGTTCCAGCGCCCGGACAAGCGGGCCGTCGAGCAGGACGCGGAAGCGGTCCGCGTCTGGCGGGAGGAGACCTGGCCGGCGATCCGCGCGAAGGCGAAGACCGAGGGCGGGGAGGTGCTCTTCGCCGATCAGGTCGGCATCCGTTCCGACCAGGTCACCGGCCGCACCTGGGGTGAGCGGGGCCGCACACCGGTCGTGCACCGCACGGGCAACCGGTTCTCCGTCAACGCGATGTCCGCGATCAGCACGAAGGGCCGCATGCACTTCATGGTGTTCACCGAGACCTTCGACGCCGACGTCATGTGCCGCTTCCTGGACCGGCTCGTCGGCCACTTCGACCACAAGGTGCACCTCGTCCTGGACGGTCACTCCGCGCACCGATCCCGCAAGGTCCGCGCTTGGCTGGCCGATCATCCGGACCGGATCGAGCTGCACTTCCTGCCGTCGTACTCGCCGGAGCTGAATCCCGACGAGCTGGTCAACGCCGACCTCAAACGGAGTCTGCCCATGCACAGCCGGGCCCGCGACCAGGCCCAACTCGCCGCCGAGACCCGCAGGTTCTTCCACCGCCGCCAACGTCAGCCACATATCGTCCGCGGCTACTTCGGCGGCCCGCACGTCCGCTACATCCTCGAATAG
- a CDS encoding ATP-grasp domain-containing protein, whose protein sequence is MPTARRSLLYVTDLAYPARGRRYCDEDIQLTAALREDFDLALCHPRDTVALMDGFDAVVVRNSGPVLAYQEDYDAFRRRAAERGALVYNELTGRADMAGKQYLLDLTAEGFPVIPTVDRPEDLPRLPDAERYVVKPKLGADSIGLEIVSGDRARELADGSVLVQPCVDFAYEVSFYFVDHHFQYALNAPHPDRRWELRPYEPTGADLEFARRFIDWNGIGHGIQRVDACRAPGGELLLVELEDLNPYLSLDALDAPRKDAFVTAMKASLHGMFSRA, encoded by the coding sequence ATGCCGACCGCCCGCCGCAGCCTGCTCTACGTCACCGACCTGGCTTATCCGGCCCGCGGGCGCCGCTACTGCGACGAGGACATCCAGCTCACCGCCGCCCTGCGGGAGGACTTCGACCTCGCCCTGTGCCACCCGCGGGACACCGTCGCGCTCATGGACGGCTTCGACGCCGTCGTCGTCCGCAACAGCGGTCCTGTGCTGGCGTACCAGGAGGACTACGACGCCTTCCGCCGGCGGGCGGCCGAGCGCGGGGCGCTCGTCTACAACGAGCTGACCGGGCGCGCTGACATGGCGGGTAAGCAGTACCTGCTCGACCTGACCGCCGAGGGCTTCCCGGTCATCCCGACCGTCGACCGGCCCGAGGACCTGCCCCGGCTGCCCGACGCCGAGCGCTACGTCGTCAAGCCGAAGCTCGGCGCCGACTCGATAGGCCTGGAGATCGTCAGCGGGGACCGGGCCCGCGAGCTGGCCGACGGCAGCGTCCTCGTCCAGCCGTGCGTCGACTTCGCCTACGAGGTCTCCTTCTACTTCGTCGACCACCACTTCCAGTACGCCCTGAACGCCCCGCACCCGGACCGCCGTTGGGAGCTCCGGCCCTACGAACCCACCGGCGCCGACCTGGAGTTCGCCCGGCGCTTCATCGACTGGAACGGCATCGGCCACGGCATCCAGCGCGTCGACGCCTGCCGCGCCCCCGGCGGGGAGTTGCTGCTGGTGGAGTTGGAGGACCTCAACCCGTATCTGTCCCTGGACGCCCTCGACGCGCCGCGAAAGGACGCCTTCGTAACGGCGATGAAGGCGTCCCTGCACGGGATGTTCAGCCGAGCCTGA